One window of Chiloscyllium punctatum isolate Juve2018m unplaced genomic scaffold, sChiPun1.3 scaffold_284, whole genome shotgun sequence genomic DNA carries:
- the LOC140472261 gene encoding uncharacterized protein, which produces MVSPPDEPSSSDSETEPPMEVKIDRPLPRPRVPPRSRSPARVGAQRVIERRLRREGRPRGAEARSRLQASGLVNEGEGSEEEGSQIQAQALGLDVKGEETEAAGSQIQVQASGLDGEGEWSEGEPAQIQAQASGLVSEADEREGEPAQIQAQASGLVSEADEREGEPAQIQAQASGLVNEGEGSEEEGSQIQAQASGLVGAADESEGEGSRLQAQASGLDGEREGAEGEGQEGQRWQSTTVQETLRRAKAMVSKMAAAEPGAGGYQEETPERKAALPPAEARRIPIPLHLNTTLTTS; this is translated from the coding sequence ATGGTTTCGCCCCCGGACGAGCCCAGCAGCTCCGACTCCGAGACCGAGCCCCCGATGGAGGTCAAAATCGACCGGCCCCTGCCGCGCCCGAGGgtccccccccgcagccgctCCCCCGCGAGAGTCGGGGCCCAAAGAGTCATCGAGAGGCGGCTGAGGAGGGAGGGCAGGCCGAGGGGGGCCGAGGCTCGAAGCCGACTCCAGGCTTCGGGCCTAGTCAATGAAGGAGAAGGGAGTGAAGAGGAGGGCTCTCAAATCCAGGCCCAGGCTTTGGGCCTAGATGTAAAGGGAGAGGAGACCGAGGCAGCGGGCTCTCAAATCCAGGTTCAGGCTTCGGGCCTAGACGGTGAAGGAGAATGGAGTGAAGGGGAGCCCGCTCAAATCCAGGCCCAGGCTTCGGGCCTAGTCAGCGAAGCAGACGAGCGTGAAGGGGAGCCCGCTCAAATCCAGGCCCAGGCTTCGGGCCTAGTCAGCGAAGCAGACGAGCGTGAAGGGGAGCCCGCTCAAATCCAGGCCCAGGCTTCGGGCCTAGTCAATGAAGGAGAAGGGAGTGAAGAGGAGGGCTCTCAAATCCAGGCCCAGGCTTCGGGCCTAGTCGGCGCAGCAgacgagagtgagggggagggctcTCGACTCCAGGCCCAGGCTTCGGGCctagacggggagagagaaggcgCTGAGGGGGAGGGTCAGGAGGGGCAGAGATGGCAGTCCACGACGGTGCAGGAGACCCTGAGGAGGGCCAAAGCCATGGTCAGCAAAATGGCGGCTGCAGAGCCGGGCGCCGGGGGCTACCAGGAAGAGACcccagagagaaaagcagctctCCCCCCAGCGGAGGCCCGGCgcatccccatccccctccaccTCAACACGACATTAACCACCTCGTGA